The proteins below are encoded in one region of Conger conger chromosome 17, fConCon1.1, whole genome shotgun sequence:
- the LOC133116232 gene encoding SPEG neighbor protein-like, producing MSVAVAPAGLTLDIGDPQVQEAAIRIQASYRGHRSRKELREKGPPKILQPLKDVVLLEGSAARLECRVSAFPDPFIVWAKDGGELKDGLKYRYVFEDPDVVALVVRDGTLEDLGQYTVTIKNPFGMTTGSARIIVEAPARITKGPNNQTVVGGATVVLKAEIGGEPPPDVGWLRDGEDIEEDDRVFYDIGETTTILTIKNAQHADAGKYEVFVENNLGTDQSFARVDVL from the exons AtgtctgtggctgtggcccCGGCTGGGCTGACCCTTGACATTGGTGACCCGCAGGTCCAAGAGGCAGCGATTCGGATCCAGGCCTCATACAGGGGACACAG ATCGCGTAAGGAGCTGAGGGAGAAGGGTCCTCCTAAGATCTTGCAGCCCCTGAAGGACGTGGTGCTGCTGGAGGGCAGCGCAGCCCGGCTGGAGTGCAGGGTGAGCGCGTTCCCCGACCCCTTCATCGTGTGGGCCAAGGACGGCGGCGAGCTGAAGGACGGGCTCAAGTACCGCTACGTGTTCGAGGACCCCGACGTGGTGGCGCTGGTGGTGCGTGATGGGACGCTGGAGGACCTGGGCCAGTACACCGTCACCATCAAAAACCCCTTTGGGATGACCACGGGATCCGCCCGTATCATCGTGGAGG ctcctgcaaGGATTACAAAAGGCCCAAACAATCAGACCGTGGTGGGCGGAGCCACCGTGGTGCTGAAGGCAGAGATTGGTGGAGAGCCGCCTCCAGATGTGGGCTGGCTCAGAGACGGGGAGGACATTGAGGAGGATGACAG AGTGTTCTATGACATCGGGGAGACGACCACCATCCTGACCATCAAAAACGCGCAGCATGCAGATGCAGGGAAGTACGAGGTCTTTGTGGAGAACAACCTGGGAACGGACCAGTCCTTCGCCCGCGTCGATGTTCTATGA